From the genome of Streptomyces sp. NBC_00659, one region includes:
- a CDS encoding ABC transporter ATP-binding protein, which yields MIELEGLTKRYGEKVAVNNLTFTVRPGIVTGFLGPNGAGKSTTMRMMLGLDRPTAGDVRIDGQHYDRLKDPLKYIGALLDAQAMHGGRSAFNHLLCLAQSNGIPRARVHEVLDTVGLTAVARKKAKGFSLGMGQRLGIAGALLGDPRILMFDEPVNGLDPEGIHWIRNLMKSLASQGRTVFVSSHLMSEMALTADHLVVIGQGRLLADTSMADFIRQNSRSYVRVRSPQRERLLDVLKRAGITVVQTGGGALEVDDGKPEHIGELAAQHQLVLHELSPQQASLEEAFMQLTAESVEYHAHTDTPGQEPASSPPGTPPVPAPAPGPGPQWGSDWKKG from the coding sequence ATGATCGAGCTCGAGGGGCTGACGAAGCGGTACGGCGAGAAGGTGGCGGTCAACAACCTCACCTTCACCGTCAGACCGGGCATCGTGACCGGCTTCCTCGGTCCCAACGGCGCCGGCAAGTCCACGACGATGCGGATGATGCTCGGGCTCGACCGTCCCACGGCCGGCGACGTACGGATCGACGGACAGCACTACGACCGGCTCAAGGACCCTCTGAAGTACATCGGCGCCCTGCTGGACGCCCAGGCCATGCACGGCGGCCGCAGCGCCTTCAACCATCTGCTGTGCCTCGCCCAGAGCAACGGCATCCCGAGGGCGCGGGTGCACGAGGTCCTCGACACCGTCGGCCTCACCGCGGTCGCGCGGAAGAAGGCGAAGGGGTTCTCGCTGGGCATGGGCCAGCGCCTCGGCATCGCGGGCGCGCTGCTGGGCGACCCGCGGATCCTGATGTTCGACGAGCCGGTCAACGGCCTCGACCCCGAGGGCATCCACTGGATCCGCAACCTGATGAAATCCCTCGCGTCCCAGGGCCGTACGGTCTTCGTCTCCTCCCACCTCATGAGCGAGATGGCGCTGACCGCCGACCATCTCGTCGTCATCGGCCAGGGCAGGCTGCTCGCCGACACCTCGATGGCGGACTTCATCCGGCAGAACTCGCGCAGTTACGTCCGTGTCCGCTCCCCACAGCGCGAGCGGCTGCTGGACGTGCTGAAAAGGGCGGGGATCACCGTCGTCCAGACGGGCGGCGGGGCGCTGGAGGTGGACGACGGGAAACCGGAGCACATCGGGGAACTGGCCGCGCAGCACCAGCTCGTGCTGCACGAGCTGAGCCCGCAGCAGGCTTCGCTGGAGGAGGCGTTCATGCAGCTGACCGCGGAGTCGGTCGAGTACCACGCGCACACGGACACGCCGGGACAGGAGCCCGCGTCGAGCCCGCCGGGCACGCCCCCCGTCCCCGCCCCCGCCCCTGGCCCTGGCCCGCAGTGGGGCAGCGACTGGAAGAAGGGCTGA
- a CDS encoding cellulose-binding protein has product MSDTSPYGFELVRRGYDRAQVDERISKLVSDRDSALARITALEKRIEELHLETQNAQAQVSDAEPSYAGLGARVEKILRLAEEEAKDLREEARRASEQHRELAESAAQQVRNDAESFAADRKSKAEDEGVRIVEKAKSDASQLRSDAQKDASSKREEADALFEETRAKAAQAAADFETNLAKRREQSERDLASRQAKAEKRLAEIEHRAEQLRLEAEKLRTDAERRARQTVETAQRQAEDIVADANAKADRIRSESERELAALTNRRDSINAQLTNVREMLATLTGAAVAAATGPAEDEPISRGVPAQQSR; this is encoded by the coding sequence ATGAGCGACACTTCCCCCTACGGCTTCGAGCTTGTGCGGCGTGGATACGACCGCGCTCAGGTGGACGAACGCATCTCGAAGCTCGTCTCCGACCGTGACAGCGCTCTGGCCCGTATCACCGCCCTTGAAAAGCGCATCGAGGAACTCCATCTCGAAACGCAGAACGCCCAGGCGCAGGTGAGCGACGCCGAGCCGTCGTACGCCGGTCTCGGCGCACGCGTCGAGAAGATCCTCCGCCTCGCCGAGGAGGAGGCCAAGGACCTGCGCGAGGAGGCCCGTCGCGCGTCCGAGCAGCACCGCGAGCTCGCCGAGTCGGCGGCTCAGCAGGTGCGCAACGACGCCGAGTCGTTCGCCGCGGACCGCAAGTCCAAGGCGGAGGACGAGGGCGTCCGGATCGTCGAGAAGGCCAAGAGCGACGCCTCGCAGCTGCGCTCCGACGCGCAGAAGGACGCCTCGTCCAAGCGTGAGGAGGCGGACGCCCTCTTCGAGGAGACCCGCGCCAAGGCCGCCCAGGCCGCCGCCGATTTCGAGACGAACCTCGCCAAGCGCCGCGAGCAGTCCGAGCGCGACCTGGCCTCGCGCCAGGCCAAGGCCGAGAAGCGCCTCGCGGAGATCGAGCACCGCGCGGAGCAGCTCCGCCTGGAGGCCGAGAAGCTGCGCACGGACGCCGAGCGCCGCGCCCGCCAGACGGTGGAGACGGCTCAGCGCCAGGCCGAGGACATCGTGGCCGACGCCAACGCCAAGGCCGACCGGATCCGTTCGGAATCCGAGCGCGAGCTGGCCGCCCTCACCAACCGCCGCGACTCGATCAACGCGCAGCTCACGAACGTCCGCGAGATGCTCGCGACGCTCACGGGCGCCGCGGTGGCCGCCGCCACCGGCCCGGCGGAGGACGAGCCGATCTCCCGCGGGGTTCCGGCACAGCAGTCCCGGTAA
- the scy gene encoding polarized growth protein Scy: protein MRGYERQEREPAADVDHLSRFEAEMERLKTEREKAVQHAEDRGYQVEVLRAKLHEARRSLATRPAYDGADIGYQAEQMLRNAQMQADQLRVDAEREISQARAQTQRLLQEHAEHSARLQAELHQEAVTRRQQLDQELAERRQTVESHVNENVAWAEQLRARSESQARRLLDESRAEADQALAAARAEAERVAAEARQRLTTDAEAARAETEALLRRARTDAERLLNAASTQAQEATDHAEQLRSSTANESDNARRQATELSRAAEQRMSAAETALREAQSEADKVLNEAKEAAAKTIASAESVNEQRTRTAKEQVARLVSEASQEAETTKSEAEQIVADARSKAETIVAEAEESARSLTAEETASQLAKAARTAEDVLNKASEDAKRTTKAASEEAERIRTEAETEADRLRAEAHDIAEQLKGTAKDDTKEYRAKTVELQEEARRLRGDAEQLRSDAVAEGERIRAEARREAVQQIEEGARTAEEVLAKAKADADELRQAATADSEKVRTEAIERATTLRRQAEETLERTRAEAERNRADAVEQAETIAADAERAAERQREETERAIEARQAEAAEGLARLHTETEERLAAAEQALTDARAEAERIRREASEEIDRLRSESAERIRTLQAQAETEADRLRDEAAADAAASRAEGESIAVRLRSDAAAEAERLKSEAQDSADRVRSEAQAAAERLATEGAETLAAAQEEAARRRREAEETLGSARQEADQERERAREQSEELLASARKRVEEAGAEAVRLVEEADRRATEMVSNAEQTAQQVRDSVAGLHEQAQEEITGLRSAAEHVADRTRTEAQEEADRVRADAYAERERASEDGARLRREANEEREAASALAERTVAEAIAEAERMRSDASDHAQRVRTEVSDAIANADQDAARTRADAREDANRIRSDAAAQVDTLITEATAEAERLGTETAAEAERVRAEAVAKAEKLISDATGDAERLRAEASEAVGSAQQHSERIRTEAERFKVRATEEGERRTAAAREESERLLDEARREANKKRSEAAEQVDTLITETASEADKLLSEAQQSAQRTTADAESQADTMVGVARGEAERLVSEATVEGNTRVERARADADELLIGARRDATAIRERAEELRDRVTSEIEDLHERARRESSEAMKNAGDRCDALIKAAEDQLAEAEAKAKDLVAEANSEASKVRIAAVRKAEGLLKEAEQKKSSLVTEAEKIRSEAIQEAKAAVEEGKRDLEVLVRRREDINTEISRVQDVLEALESFEAPTAGKDGGMKAGAAAGAARSGGKASES from the coding sequence GTGCGGGGCTACGAACGCCAGGAGCGAGAGCCGGCGGCTGACGTCGACCACCTCTCTCGGTTCGAGGCCGAGATGGAACGGCTGAAGACCGAGCGGGAGAAGGCCGTCCAGCACGCCGAGGACCGCGGCTATCAGGTCGAGGTGCTGCGCGCCAAGCTGCATGAGGCGCGCCGCAGTCTGGCGACCCGTCCTGCCTACGACGGGGCCGACATCGGCTATCAGGCCGAGCAGATGCTCCGTAATGCCCAGATGCAGGCAGACCAGCTGCGCGTCGACGCCGAGCGGGAGATCAGCCAGGCACGGGCGCAGACCCAGCGTCTCCTTCAGGAGCACGCCGAGCATTCGGCCCGGCTCCAGGCGGAGCTCCACCAGGAGGCCGTCACCCGGCGTCAGCAGCTCGACCAGGAGCTGGCGGAACGCCGCCAGACCGTCGAGTCGCACGTCAACGAGAACGTGGCGTGGGCGGAGCAGCTCCGCGCCCGCTCCGAGTCCCAGGCCCGCCGTCTGCTGGACGAGTCGCGTGCCGAGGCCGATCAGGCGCTCGCCGCGGCCCGCGCCGAGGCCGAGCGGGTCGCCGCCGAGGCGCGCCAGCGGCTCACCACCGACGCCGAGGCGGCCCGCGCGGAGACCGAGGCGCTGCTGCGCCGTGCCCGCACGGACGCCGAGCGGCTGCTGAACGCCGCCTCGACGCAGGCCCAGGAGGCCACCGACCACGCCGAGCAGCTGCGCAGCTCCACGGCGAACGAGTCGGACAACGCCCGCCGTCAGGCCACCGAGCTGAGCCGGGCCGCCGAGCAGCGCATGAGCGCCGCCGAGACGGCGCTGCGCGAGGCCCAGTCCGAGGCGGACAAGGTCCTGAACGAGGCCAAGGAAGCCGCGGCGAAGACGATCGCCAGCGCCGAGTCGGTCAACGAACAGCGCACCCGGACGGCGAAGGAGCAGGTCGCCCGGCTGGTCAGCGAGGCCAGCCAGGAAGCCGAGACCACCAAGTCCGAGGCCGAGCAGATCGTCGCGGACGCCCGCAGCAAGGCCGAGACGATCGTCGCGGAGGCCGAGGAGAGCGCGCGCAGCCTCACCGCCGAGGAGACCGCCTCCCAGCTCGCCAAGGCGGCCCGGACCGCCGAGGACGTGCTGAACAAGGCGTCCGAGGACGCCAAGCGGACCACGAAGGCGGCGTCCGAGGAGGCCGAGCGGATCCGCACCGAGGCGGAGACCGAGGCCGACCGGCTGCGCGCCGAGGCGCACGACATCGCCGAGCAGCTCAAGGGCACGGCGAAGGACGACACCAAGGAGTACCGCGCCAAGACGGTCGAGCTCCAGGAGGAGGCGCGGCGGCTGCGCGGGGACGCGGAGCAGCTGCGTTCGGACGCGGTCGCCGAGGGTGAGCGCATCCGCGCCGAGGCCCGGCGCGAGGCCGTCCAGCAGATCGAGGAGGGCGCGCGGACCGCCGAGGAAGTGCTCGCCAAGGCGAAGGCGGACGCGGACGAGCTGCGCCAGGCCGCCACGGCGGACAGCGAGAAGGTCCGCACCGAGGCCATCGAGCGCGCCACGACGCTGCGCCGGCAGGCCGAGGAGACGCTGGAGCGCACCCGCGCGGAGGCCGAGCGGAACCGCGCGGACGCCGTCGAGCAGGCCGAGACGATCGCGGCCGACGCGGAGCGGGCCGCCGAGCGGCAGCGCGAGGAGACCGAGCGGGCCATAGAGGCCCGCCAGGCCGAGGCCGCCGAGGGGCTGGCCCGGCTGCACACGGAGACCGAGGAGCGTCTGGCCGCCGCCGAGCAGGCGCTGACCGACGCGCGTGCGGAGGCCGAGCGGATCCGCCGCGAGGCCTCCGAGGAGATCGACCGGCTGCGTTCGGAGTCCGCCGAGCGGATCCGTACGCTCCAGGCTCAGGCCGAGACGGAGGCCGACCGGCTGCGCGACGAGGCCGCGGCGGACGCGGCGGCGTCCCGTGCCGAGGGCGAGTCCATCGCCGTACGGCTGCGTTCGGACGCCGCGGCGGAGGCCGAGCGGCTCAAGTCGGAGGCACAGGACAGCGCCGACCGGGTGCGGAGCGAGGCGCAGGCCGCGGCCGAGCGTCTGGCGACCGAGGGTGCCGAGACGCTGGCCGCCGCCCAGGAGGAGGCCGCCCGGCGCCGCCGCGAGGCCGAGGAGACCCTCGGTTCGGCGCGCCAGGAGGCCGACCAGGAGCGCGAGCGGGCCCGCGAGCAGAGCGAGGAACTGCTGGCTTCCGCGCGCAAGCGCGTCGAGGAGGCAGGGGCCGAGGCCGTACGTCTCGTCGAGGAGGCCGACCGGCGCGCGACCGAGATGGTCTCCAACGCCGAGCAGACCGCGCAGCAGGTGCGGGACTCGGTGGCGGGGCTGCACGAGCAGGCCCAGGAGGAGATCACCGGGCTGCGCTCGGCCGCCGAGCACGTGGCGGACCGTACGCGGACCGAGGCGCAGGAGGAGGCGGACCGGGTCCGCGCCGACGCGTACGCCGAGCGCGAGCGGGCCTCCGAGGACGGGGCACGGCTGCGGCGCGAGGCGAACGAGGAGAGGGAGGCCGCGAGCGCGCTCGCGGAGCGCACCGTCGCGGAGGCGATCGCCGAGGCGGAGCGGATGCGTTCGGACGCCTCCGACCACGCCCAGCGGGTGCGCACCGAGGTGTCGGACGCCATCGCGAACGCCGACCAGGACGCCGCGCGCACCCGTGCGGACGCCCGGGAGGACGCGAACCGGATCCGTTCGGACGCGGCCGCGCAGGTGGACACCCTCATCACCGAGGCGACGGCGGAGGCCGAGCGGCTCGGGACCGAGACCGCGGCCGAGGCCGAGCGGGTACGCGCCGAGGCCGTGGCCAAGGCCGAGAAGCTCATCTCGGACGCGACCGGTGACGCGGAGCGGCTGCGCGCCGAGGCCTCCGAGGCGGTCGGTTCCGCCCAGCAGCACTCCGAGCGGATCCGCACCGAGGCCGAGCGCTTCAAGGTACGGGCGACGGAGGAGGGCGAGCGGCGTACGGCGGCGGCGCGCGAGGAGTCCGAGCGCCTGCTGGACGAGGCACGCCGGGAAGCCAACAAGAAGCGCTCCGAAGCGGCCGAGCAGGTCGACACGCTCATCACCGAGACGGCGTCCGAGGCGGACAAGCTGCTCTCGGAGGCGCAGCAGAGCGCGCAGAGGACGACGGCGGACGCCGAGTCGCAGGCCGACACGATGGTCGGTGTGGCGCGTGGCGAGGCCGAGCGGCTCGTCTCGGAGGCGACCGTCGAGGGCAACACCCGCGTGGAGCGGGCCCGTGCGGACGCGGACGAGCTGCTGATCGGCGCTCGCCGGGACGCCACGGCGATCCGGGAGCGCGCCGAGGAGCTGCGCGACCGTGTCACGTCCGAGATCGAGGATCTGCACGAGCGGGCGCGCCGTGAGTCGTCCGAGGCGATGAAGAACGCGGGCGACCGGTGCGACGCGCTCATCAAGGCCGCCGAGGACCAGCTCGCCGAGGCCGAGGCGAAGGCCAAGGACCTGGTGGCGGAGGCGAACTCCGAGGCGAGCAAGGTCCGGATCGCCGCCGTGCGCAAGGCCGAGGGGCTCCTCAAGGAGGCCGAGCAGAAGAAGTCCTCGCTCGTCACCGAGGCGGAGAAGATCAGGTCCGAGGCCATTCAGGAGGCGAAGGCCGCCGTCGAGGAGGGCAAGCGCGACCTGGAGGTCCTGGTCCGCCGGCGTGAGGACATCAACACGGAGATCTCCCGTGTCCAGGATGTCCTGGAAGCGTTGGAGTCCTTCGAGGCTCCTACGGCCGGCAAGGACGGCGGGATGAAGGCGGGTGCGGCCGCGGGAGCGGCACGGTCGGGCGGCAAGGCGTCGGAGAGCTAG
- the mce gene encoding methylmalonyl-CoA epimerase — MLTRIDHIGIACFDLDATVEFYRATYGFEVFHSEINEEQGVREAMLKINETSDGGASYLQLLEPTREDSAVGKWLAKNGEGVHHIAFGTADVDGDAADIRGKGVRVLYDEPRTGSMGSRITFLHPKDCHGVLTELVTSAAVESPEH; from the coding sequence ATGCTGACGCGAATCGACCACATCGGGATCGCCTGTTTCGACCTCGACGCCACTGTCGAGTTCTACCGTGCGACGTACGGCTTCGAAGTCTTCCACTCCGAGATCAATGAGGAGCAGGGCGTCCGCGAGGCCATGCTCAAGATCAACGAGACGTCCGACGGCGGCGCCTCCTACCTCCAGCTGCTGGAACCCACCCGCGAGGACTCCGCCGTGGGCAAGTGGCTGGCCAAGAACGGCGAGGGCGTGCACCACATCGCCTTCGGCACCGCGGACGTCGACGGTGACGCCGCCGACATCCGCGGCAAGGGCGTCCGGGTGCTCTACGACGAGCCCCGGACCGGGTCCATGGGGTCCCGGATCACGTTCCTGCACCCCAAGGATTGCCACGGAGTACTGACAGAACTGGTCACTTCGGCGGCGGTTGAGTCACCTGAGCACTGA
- a CDS encoding acetyl-CoA C-acetyltransferase → MSGTNSSTSVIVAGARTPMGRLLGSLKSFSGADLGGFAIKAALDRAGIGGDQVQYVIMGQVLQAGAGQIPARQAAVKAGIPMSVPALTINKVCLSGLDAIALADQLIRAGEFDIVVAGGQESMTNAPHLLPKSREGYKYGAIEMLDAMAHDGLTDAFENIAMGESTEKHNTRLGIQRPAQDEIAALSHQRAATAQKNGIFEAEITPIEIPQRKGEPVVFSKDEGIRAETTAESLGKLRPAFAKDGTITAGSASQISDGAAAVVVMSKAKALELGLDWIAEIGAHGNVAGPDNSLQSQPSNAILHALKKEGLEVEDLDLIEINEAFAAVAVQSMKDLGVSTEKVNVNGGAIALGHPIGMSGARLVLHLALELKRRGGGVGAAALCGGGGQGDALIVRVAKA, encoded by the coding sequence ATGTCTGGAACGAACAGCAGTACCTCGGTGATCGTCGCGGGCGCCCGAACGCCCATGGGACGGTTGCTGGGCTCGCTGAAGTCCTTCTCCGGGGCCGACCTCGGTGGCTTCGCGATCAAGGCCGCCCTCGACCGTGCGGGCATCGGCGGCGACCAGGTGCAGTACGTGATCATGGGCCAGGTGCTCCAGGCCGGGGCAGGGCAGATCCCGGCACGCCAGGCCGCCGTCAAGGCGGGCATCCCCATGAGCGTCCCGGCTCTCACCATCAACAAGGTGTGCCTCTCCGGCCTCGACGCCATCGCCCTCGCGGACCAGCTGATCCGCGCCGGCGAGTTCGACATCGTGGTCGCCGGCGGCCAGGAGTCCATGACGAACGCCCCGCACCTGCTCCCGAAGTCCCGCGAGGGCTACAAGTACGGCGCCATCGAGATGCTCGACGCCATGGCCCACGACGGTCTGACGGACGCCTTCGAGAACATCGCCATGGGCGAGTCGACGGAGAAGCACAACACCCGCCTCGGGATCCAGCGTCCGGCGCAGGACGAGATCGCCGCCCTCTCGCACCAGCGCGCGGCCACCGCCCAGAAGAACGGTATCTTCGAGGCGGAGATCACACCGATCGAGATCCCGCAGCGCAAGGGCGAGCCCGTCGTCTTCAGCAAGGACGAGGGCATCCGCGCCGAGACGACCGCCGAGTCGCTCGGCAAGCTGCGCCCCGCCTTCGCCAAGGACGGCACCATCACCGCCGGCAGCGCCTCCCAGATCTCGGACGGCGCGGCCGCCGTGGTCGTGATGAGCAAGGCCAAGGCGCTGGAGCTCGGTCTGGACTGGATCGCGGAGATCGGCGCCCACGGCAACGTGGCGGGCCCGGACAACTCCCTCCAGTCGCAGCCCTCGAACGCGATCCTGCACGCCCTGAAGAAGGAGGGCCTGGAGGTCGAGGACCTCGACCTGATCGAGATCAACGAGGCCTTCGCGGCCGTCGCGGTCCAGTCAATGAAGGACCTCGGGGTGTCCACGGAAAAGGTGAACGTCAACGGTGGCGCCATCGCCCTCGGTCACCCGATCGGCATGTCCGGCGCCCGTCTCGTGCTGCACCTGGCCCTCGAACTGAAGCGGCGCGGCGGCGGTGTGGGCGCGGCCGCCCTGTGCGGCGGCGGCGGTCAGGGCGACGCGCTGATCGTGCGGGTGGCCAAGGCCTGA
- the meaB gene encoding methylmalonyl Co-A mutase-associated GTPase MeaB, protein MQDVSSLVTQAREGRPRAVARLISLVEGAAPQLREVMAALAPLTGNAYVVGLTGSPGVGKSTSTSALVTAYRRQGKRVGVLAVDPSSPFSGGALLGDRVRMSDHASDPGVYIRSMATRGHLGGLAWSAPQAIRVLDAAGCDVILVETVGVGQSEVEIASQADTSVVLLAPGMGDGIQAAKAGILEIGDVYVVNKADRDGADATARELNHMLSLGESRGPGDWRPPIVKTVAARAEGIDEVVEALEKHRAWMEERGVLAERRLARASQEVETIAVTALRRRIGDLHGDRRLSALAERIVAGELDPYEAADTLIQGLTES, encoded by the coding sequence ATGCAGGACGTCTCCTCGCTGGTGACCCAGGCCAGGGAAGGACGGCCGCGGGCGGTGGCCCGGCTGATCTCCCTCGTGGAGGGAGCGGCACCGCAGCTCCGTGAGGTCATGGCCGCGCTGGCCCCGCTGACCGGCAACGCGTACGTGGTGGGTCTCACCGGCTCGCCCGGCGTCGGCAAGTCGACGTCGACGTCGGCGCTGGTGACGGCCTACCGCCGGCAGGGCAAGCGGGTCGGCGTCCTGGCCGTCGACCCGTCCTCGCCGTTCTCCGGCGGCGCGCTGCTCGGCGACCGCGTCCGGATGTCCGACCACGCCTCGGACCCGGGCGTCTACATCCGCTCGATGGCGACGCGCGGCCACCTGGGCGGACTGGCCTGGTCGGCCCCCCAGGCCATCCGTGTCCTGGACGCGGCGGGCTGCGACGTGATCCTGGTGGAGACGGTGGGCGTCGGCCAGTCGGAGGTGGAGATCGCCTCCCAGGCCGACACCTCCGTCGTCCTCCTCGCCCCCGGCATGGGCGACGGCATCCAGGCCGCCAAGGCGGGAATCCTGGAGATCGGCGACGTGTACGTCGTCAACAAGGCCGACCGCGACGGCGCCGACGCCACCGCCCGCGAGCTCAACCACATGCTCAGCCTCGGCGAGTCCCGCGGCCCGGGGGACTGGCGCCCGCCGATCGTCAAGACCGTGGCCGCGCGTGCGGAGGGCATCGACGAGGTCGTCGAGGCCCTGGAGAAGCACCGGGCGTGGATGGAGGAGCGCGGCGTCCTGGCCGAGCGCCGGCTCGCCCGGGCGTCCCAGGAGGTCGAGACGATCGCCGTCACCGCGCTGCGCCGGCGGATCGGCGACCTTCACGGCGACCGCCGTCTCAGCGCCCTCGCCGAGCGCATCGTCGCGGGCGAACTGGACCCCTACGAAGCCGCCGACACCCTGATCCAGGGCCTGACGGAGAGCTGA
- a CDS encoding MarR family winged helix-turn-helix transcriptional regulator, translated as METETATRWLTDAEQCAWRTHLEVNRLLTYQLERDLQPFGLTMNDYEILVNLSESEGVRMRMSDLASATLQSKSRLSHQITRMENADLVRRENCESDRRGLYAVLTQHGMETMQKVSPHHVASVRRHFIDLLSPEALEDLHKSLRPIAEHLLGQRGKP; from the coding sequence ATGGAGACCGAGACGGCCACGCGCTGGCTGACCGATGCGGAGCAGTGCGCCTGGCGCACCCACCTGGAGGTCAACAGGCTGTTGACGTACCAGCTTGAGAGGGACCTGCAGCCGTTCGGGCTGACCATGAACGACTACGAGATCCTGGTGAACCTCTCCGAGTCGGAGGGCGTGCGCATGCGGATGAGCGATCTGGCGTCCGCCACCCTCCAGTCCAAGAGCCGGCTCTCGCACCAGATCACGCGCATGGAGAACGCGGATCTGGTGCGCCGGGAGAACTGCGAGTCCGACCGGCGAGGGCTGTACGCGGTCCTCACCCAGCACGGCATGGAGACGATGCAGAAGGTCTCGCCTCATCATGTGGCGTCCGTGCGGCGGCACTTCATCGACCTGCTGTCGCCCGAGGCGCTCGAGGACCTGCACAAGTCGCTGCGCCCGATCGCCGAACACCTGCTGGGACAGCGCGGCAAGCCTTAG
- a CDS encoding AIM24 family protein — protein MSGYGTPGGPVIHDPMSLPVDDNVNNYTFCVELKGSQWFLQKGKMIAYYGSMEFNGIGHGRLDRLVRTSFHSPLHASDWVVAQGSGKMLLADRAFDVNSYDLDDGNLTIRSGNLLAFQPSLALKQSIVPGFLTLIGTGKFVAASNGPVVFMEPPIRVDPQALVGWADCPSPCHHYDHAYMTGVMGGLRAMTGLGGASGEEHQFEFVGAGTVLLQSTEILMAEQATGAVPQQAGVPGAGGVPGQRGGQAGAPRLPGQLGDLQRRFGL, from the coding sequence GTGAGCGGGTACGGAACCCCCGGCGGTCCGGTGATCCACGATCCGATGTCGCTGCCGGTCGACGACAACGTCAACAACTACACCTTCTGCGTGGAGCTCAAGGGGAGCCAGTGGTTCCTGCAGAAGGGCAAGATGATCGCCTACTACGGATCGATGGAGTTCAACGGCATCGGGCACGGCCGACTTGACCGTCTTGTCCGTACGTCGTTCCATTCGCCTCTGCACGCGAGCGACTGGGTCGTGGCGCAGGGCTCGGGCAAGATGCTGCTCGCCGACCGGGCCTTCGACGTGAATTCGTACGACCTCGACGACGGCAACCTGACCATTCGCTCCGGCAACTTGCTCGCTTTTCAGCCAAGTCTCGCGCTCAAGCAGTCGATTGTGCCGGGCTTTCTGACACTGATCGGAACCGGCAAGTTCGTGGCCGCGTCCAACGGTCCGGTGGTGTTCATGGAACCCCCGATCCGGGTGGACCCGCAGGCCCTTGTCGGATGGGCGGACTGCCCCTCCCCCTGCCATCACTACGACCATGCGTACATGACGGGCGTGATGGGCGGTCTACGTGCGATGACGGGCCTCGGAGGGGCCTCCGGCGAGGAGCACCAGTTCGAGTTCGTGGGGGCGGGCACGGTGCTGCTCCAGTCCACCGAGATCCTGATGGCCGAGCAGGCCACGGGGGCGGTCCCGCAGCAGGCCGGGGTGCCCGGAGCGGGAGGGGTGCCCGGTCAGCGCGGGGGGCAAGCCGGCGCACCGCGCCTTCCCGGACAGCTGGGGGACCTCCAGCGTCGCTTCGGGCTGTGA
- a CDS encoding AIM24 family protein: MAFREVNSKVVEATVVPGQRLFSQRGAMLAYKGEVSFTPNIQGGQGGVMSMIGRRLANEATPLMTVEGSGTVLFGHGGHHVQVIGLTGDTLYVEADRLLAFDGTLQQGTMFLGSQGGVMGMVRGQVTGQGLFTTTLKGHGAVAVMAHGGVFEIPITPQRAVHVDPQAYVAHHGDVRNKLSTALGWRDMVGRGSGEAFQLELSGSGSVYVQASEEKL, translated from the coding sequence ATGGCGTTCCGCGAGGTGAACTCGAAGGTCGTCGAGGCGACCGTGGTGCCGGGGCAGCGGCTGTTCAGTCAGCGCGGCGCGATGCTCGCCTACAAGGGCGAGGTGTCGTTCACCCCCAACATCCAGGGCGGGCAGGGCGGGGTGATGTCGATGATCGGCCGCCGCCTGGCCAACGAGGCGACTCCCCTCATGACCGTGGAGGGTTCGGGCACGGTCCTCTTCGGGCACGGCGGCCACCACGTCCAGGTGATCGGCCTCACGGGGGACACGCTGTACGTCGAGGCGGACCGGCTGCTGGCCTTCGACGGGACGCTCCAGCAGGGGACGATGTTCCTGGGATCGCAGGGCGGCGTCATGGGCATGGTGCGGGGCCAGGTGACGGGTCAGGGACTCTTCACGACAACGCTCAAGGGCCACGGGGCGGTGGCCGTCATGGCGCACGGCGGCGTCTTCGAGATCCCGATCACCCCGCAGCGCGCGGTGCACGTCGACCCGCAGGCGTACGTGGCGCACCACGGCGACGTGCGCAACAAGCTGTCCACGGCGCTGGGCTGGCGCGACATGGTGGGACGCGGTTCGGGCGAGGCGTTCCAGCTGGAGCTGAGCGGCAGCGGTTCGGTGTACGTCCAGGCCTCGGAGGAGAAGCTGTGA